A portion of the Corynebacterium rouxii genome contains these proteins:
- the qcrB gene encoding cytochrome bc1 complex cytochrome b subunit — MSNKLAEIGNNIDSRYTAASGIRRQINKVFPTHWSFMLGEIALYSFIILLLTGVYLTLFFDPSITKVIYDGAYLPLNGVEMSRAYETALNLSFEVRGGLFIRQMHHWAALTFMVSMTVHMLRIFFTGAFRRPREANWIIGCVLLFLGMAEGFMGYSLPDDLLSGVGLRIMSAIILALPIIGTWLHWLIFGGDFPSDLMLDRFYIAHVLIIPGIILGLIAAHLALVWYQKHTQFPGAGRTENNVVGVRILPVFILETSSFGLVTLGVLALLAGLTSINAIWNLGPYNPSQVSAGSQPDIYMLWTDGAARVMPAWELYIGHYTIPGAFWVALLCGVLVGLLVGYPFIEKKITGDDAHHNLLQRPRDVPVRTSLGVMAIVFYFLLTLSGGNDLFAYHFEVSLNAMTWVGRIGLIVLPPLAYFITYRICLGLQRSDREVLEHGIETGVIKIMPNGAFVEVHQPLGPVDEHGHPVPLPYAGAPVPKQLNDLGFGGEPGRGGYFTPDNDSLAAKYAEIEHENHLEEMAMYKNLQKNNRAQDGVEED; from the coding sequence ATGAGCAACAAACTAGCCGAAATCGGCAACAACATTGATTCGCGTTACACCGCGGCTTCGGGTATCCGTCGACAGATCAACAAGGTTTTCCCAACGCACTGGTCATTCATGCTTGGTGAAATCGCACTGTACAGCTTCATTATTTTGCTGCTGACCGGTGTTTATCTGACCTTGTTCTTCGATCCATCAATCACCAAGGTGATTTACGATGGTGCATACTTGCCACTTAACGGTGTCGAAATGTCTCGTGCCTACGAGACCGCACTGAACCTCTCCTTCGAAGTTCGCGGCGGATTGTTCATCCGTCAGATGCACCACTGGGCAGCGTTGACCTTCATGGTCTCCATGACGGTCCACATGCTTCGCATCTTCTTTACCGGCGCTTTCCGTCGTCCTCGTGAAGCTAACTGGATCATCGGCTGTGTGCTGTTGTTCCTTGGTATGGCTGAGGGTTTCATGGGCTACTCGCTACCAGACGACCTCCTTTCCGGCGTTGGTTTGCGTATTATGTCTGCGATCATTTTGGCTCTGCCAATCATTGGTACGTGGCTCCACTGGCTCATCTTCGGTGGTGACTTCCCATCTGATTTGATGCTGGATCGCTTCTACATCGCCCACGTTCTCATCATTCCAGGCATTATCCTCGGTTTGATCGCAGCTCACTTGGCTCTTGTTTGGTACCAGAAGCACACCCAATTCCCAGGTGCAGGTCGCACTGAGAACAACGTCGTAGGTGTTCGAATTCTCCCAGTCTTCATCCTGGAAACCTCTTCATTCGGATTGGTTACCTTGGGCGTGCTGGCACTGTTGGCTGGTCTTACCTCCATCAACGCTATTTGGAACCTTGGTCCATACAACCCATCCCAGGTTTCTGCTGGTTCCCAGCCAGATATTTACATGCTGTGGACTGACGGCGCTGCTCGTGTCATGCCTGCATGGGAGCTTTACATCGGCCACTACACAATTCCTGGCGCTTTCTGGGTTGCACTTCTCTGTGGTGTTCTGGTTGGTCTGCTGGTCGGATACCCATTCATCGAGAAGAAGATTACTGGCGACGACGCTCACCACAATTTGCTGCAGCGTCCACGTGACGTTCCAGTACGTACTTCGCTCGGTGTGATGGCTATTGTCTTCTACTTCCTGCTCACGCTGTCTGGCGGTAACGACTTGTTCGCTTACCACTTCGAAGTCTCACTGAACGCAATGACCTGGGTCGGCCGTATCGGCTTGATTGTACTGCCTCCATTGGCATACTTCATTACCTACCGTATTTGTCTTGGCTTGCAGCGTTCTGATCGTGAAGTTCTTGAGCACGGTATTGAGACTGGTGTTATCAAGATCATGCCAAACGGTGCATTCGTTGAGGTACACCAGCCACTTGGCCCAGTCGACGAGCACGGTCACCCAGTGCCACTGCCATACGCTGGCGCTCCAGTGCCGAAGCAGCTTAACGACCTCGGCTTTGGTGGCGAACCAGGCCGTGGTGGTTACTTCACCCCAGACAATGACAGCCTCGCCGCTAAGTATGCAGAGATCGAGCACGAAAACCATCTTGAAGAAATGGCAATGTACAAGAATCTGCAGAAGAACAACCGTGCACAAGATGGAGTCGAAGAAGACTAA
- the qcrA gene encoding cytochrome bc1 complex Rieske iron-sulfur subunit: MSNKPEMNYTSKELDAMSNEELARLGTELDGVTVAYRKERFPVEGDPASKRASRTVGIWFGIGIVSALAFLAVYLFMPWEYKGLGEDGLWIYTFYTPLLGLTSGLAILSLGIGVIFYIKKIIPSEISVQRRHDGPSEEIDRRTITALLNDSWETSTLGRRKVLKSMLGIGGVLAGLTIIAPLGGMVKNPWKKGELGIQGDGTLWTSGWTLHEKGVKLYLGRDTGVTAEKHETSVGTHYSTQGVSRLVRMRPEDLAAAAMETVFPLPEEFVNDGDKYDASADVYEEQMHSIHGPRNAVMLIRLRNSDANKVIEREGQEDFHYGDYYAYSKICTHIGCPTSLYEAQTNRILCPCHQSQFDALHYGKPVFGPAARALPQLPITVDEEGYLVAAGNFIEPVGPAFWERRS, from the coding sequence ATGAGCAATAAACCTGAAATGAATTACACCTCCAAAGAATTGGACGCAATGTCGAACGAGGAACTCGCTCGTCTCGGCACTGAACTTGATGGCGTTACCGTTGCTTACCGCAAGGAGCGCTTCCCAGTCGAAGGCGACCCTGCATCTAAGCGTGCCTCTCGCACCGTTGGAATCTGGTTCGGTATTGGCATCGTTTCCGCCCTTGCTTTCCTTGCTGTTTATCTCTTCATGCCATGGGAGTACAAGGGGCTAGGTGAAGATGGCCTGTGGATTTACACCTTCTACACTCCATTGCTTGGTCTTACCTCGGGTCTTGCGATTCTATCGCTAGGCATCGGCGTGATCTTCTACATCAAGAAGATCATTCCTTCTGAGATTTCTGTTCAGCGCCGTCACGATGGTCCATCTGAGGAGATCGACCGCCGCACGATCACGGCTCTGCTGAATGACTCTTGGGAAACCTCCACCTTGGGTCGTCGCAAGGTATTGAAGTCCATGCTCGGCATCGGTGGTGTTCTCGCAGGTCTTACCATTATTGCTCCGCTTGGTGGCATGGTGAAGAACCCTTGGAAGAAGGGTGAGCTCGGTATTCAAGGTGACGGCACCTTGTGGACTTCCGGCTGGACCTTGCATGAAAAAGGCGTCAAGCTTTACCTAGGTCGTGACACCGGCGTTACAGCTGAGAAGCACGAAACGTCTGTTGGTACTCACTACAGCACCCAAGGCGTGTCCCGCTTGGTTCGTATGCGTCCTGAAGATTTGGCTGCAGCGGCTATGGAGACCGTGTTCCCATTGCCAGAAGAATTCGTCAACGATGGTGATAAGTATGATGCCAGCGCTGATGTTTATGAAGAGCAGATGCACTCTATCCACGGCCCACGTAACGCTGTTATGTTGATCCGTTTGCGTAACAGTGACGCAAATAAGGTAATCGAACGTGAGGGACAGGAAGACTTCCACTACGGCGATTACTACGCATACTCAAAGATCTGCACGCACATTGGTTGCCCAACTTCTTTGTACGAAGCTCAAACCAACCGAATTTTGTGCCCGTGCCACCAGTCGCAGTTTGATGCATTGCACTACGGCAAGCCAGTATTCGGCCCAGCCGCACGTGCGTTGCCACAGCTGCCGATTACCGTTGACGAAGAGGGTTACCTCGTCGCCGCAGGCAACTTCATTGAGCCTGTCGGCCCAGCATTCTGGGAGCGTCGTTCATGA
- the qcrC gene encoding cytochrome bc1 complex diheme cytochrome c subunit, translating to MMETTPNPIDSGAAEKSMTNAKKVRARRKFRRTAAGAMALAIGLTGAGILVNAVTPDAQVATAQQDEQALIQEGKDLYDVACITCHGANLQGVKDRGPSLIGVGSGATYFQVHSGRMPMLRNEAQAKRKTPRYSEAQTLAIAAYVEANGGGPSIVYNKDGSVAMESLRGANYKDGIDPADVARGSDLFRLNCASCHNFTGRGGALSSGKYAPVLDPANEQEIYQAMLTGPQNMPKFSDRQLSADEKKDIIAYIKSAKETPSQGGWNLGGLGPVTEGMMMWLVGIVVLVAAAMWIGSRS from the coding sequence ATGATGGAAACCACCCCTAACCCAATCGACTCAGGCGCTGCCGAGAAGTCGATGACCAACGCCAAGAAAGTCAGGGCACGCCGTAAATTCCGTCGTACGGCTGCTGGCGCTATGGCTCTTGCAATCGGTTTGACCGGTGCAGGCATTTTGGTCAACGCAGTAACTCCAGATGCACAGGTTGCCACCGCGCAGCAAGACGAGCAGGCCCTTATCCAAGAAGGTAAGGATCTCTACGACGTTGCGTGTATCACCTGTCACGGTGCAAACCTTCAAGGTGTGAAGGACCGCGGCCCTTCACTCATTGGTGTTGGCTCCGGTGCAACCTATTTCCAGGTTCACTCTGGCCGTATGCCAATGCTCCGTAATGAGGCACAAGCAAAGCGAAAGACTCCTCGATACTCCGAGGCTCAGACTCTAGCGATTGCTGCTTACGTCGAAGCTAATGGTGGCGGCCCATCTATCGTTTACAACAAAGACGGTTCGGTAGCCATGGAGTCACTACGTGGTGCCAACTACAAAGATGGAATCGATCCAGCCGATGTCGCTCGCGGCTCCGATCTCTTCCGTTTGAACTGTGCATCGTGCCACAACTTCACCGGTCGTGGTGGTGCTCTTTCCAGTGGTAAGTACGCCCCGGTTCTAGATCCAGCTAATGAGCAGGAAATCTACCAGGCAATGCTTACCGGTCCGCAAAACATGCCGAAGTTCTCGGATCGCCAGCTTTCTGCAGACGAGAAGAAAGACATCATCGCCTACATCAAGTCGGCAAAAGAAACCCCTAGCCAAGGTGGTTGGAACCTCGGTGGTCTTGGTCCTGTGACCGAGGGCATGATGATGTGGCTTGTTGGAATCGTGGTCTTGGTGGCCGCTGCCATGTGGATTGGATCGCGCTCATGA
- the ctaE gene encoding aa3-type cytochrome oxidase subunit III: MTSAIGNKDMAAPQRVAALNRPNMVSVGTIVFLSQELMFFAGLFAMYFTSRANGIGNGSWKEGAHHLNVPYALVITIILVSSSVTAQFGVFAAERGDVFGVRRWFSLTILLGAIFLVGQAYEYFHLVEHGMTIQSSVYGSSFFITTGFHAAHVLAGALAFVVVLLRLSKSKFTPAQATAAMVVSYYWHFVDVVWIGLFITIYFIQ, encoded by the coding sequence GTGACGAGCGCAATTGGAAATAAAGATATGGCAGCACCACAACGTGTTGCGGCACTTAACCGACCCAATATGGTTAGTGTCGGCACGATTGTGTTCCTGTCTCAGGAATTGATGTTCTTTGCCGGCTTGTTCGCGATGTACTTCACCTCGCGTGCAAACGGTATCGGTAATGGTTCGTGGAAGGAGGGTGCACACCACCTCAACGTTCCTTATGCTTTGGTGATTACAATCATCCTGGTTTCGTCGTCTGTGACGGCTCAGTTTGGTGTGTTCGCAGCAGAGCGTGGTGACGTATTCGGTGTCCGCCGCTGGTTCTCCTTGACCATCCTGTTGGGTGCGATCTTCTTGGTCGGTCAGGCCTATGAGTACTTCCACTTGGTAGAGCACGGTATGACCATCCAGAGTAGTGTCTATGGATCGTCGTTCTTTATCACGACTGGCTTCCACGCGGCACATGTTCTTGCCGGTGCGTTGGCCTTCGTCGTGGTTTTGCTCCGACTGTCTAAGTCAAAGTTTACGCCAGCGCAGGCAACCGCAGCCATGGTTGTCTCTTACTACTGGCATTTCGTTGACGTCGTGTGGATTGGTCTGTTCATCACGATTTACTTCATTCAGTAA
- the ctaF gene encoding aa3-type cytochrome oxidase subunit IV has translation MKATSKIMYSMATFLAIMAIIYLFATMHVEDSGYMVGYEWAGGVCMILGTLLTVMLGGYLHFTENRIDVLPEDWEEAEVADAAGTLGFFSPSSIWPLAMSGAIAVLGFGIVYMHYWLIAIGAVLLIYTTTMLNLQYGIPKEKH, from the coding sequence ATGAAGGCTACATCAAAGATCATGTACTCGATGGCAACCTTCCTTGCCATCATGGCGATCATTTACCTCTTCGCCACCATGCACGTTGAAGATTCTGGCTACATGGTTGGCTACGAGTGGGCAGGCGGAGTCTGCATGATCTTGGGTACTTTGCTCACGGTCATGCTGGGCGGCTACCTTCACTTCACTGAGAATCGAATTGACGTTCTTCCTGAGGACTGGGAAGAAGCTGAAGTCGCTGATGCGGCAGGCACCTTGGGATTCTTCAGCCCAAGTTCTATCTGGCCATTGGCTATGAGTGGAGCTATTGCGGTGCTTGGTTTCGGTATCGTTTACATGCACTACTGGTTGATTGCGATCGGTGCTGTTTTGTTGATCTACACGACCACCATGCTGAATCTGCAGTACGGAATTCCTAAGGAAAAGCACTAA
- the ctaC gene encoding aa3-type cytochrome oxidase subunit II: MEQQEKRGTVRKALLGSVIGFGGLALAGCDVEAPGGPLGTALGFGWPKGITPEATSMYNFWVWVWVTAWIIGFIMWGLFIYGMFSWSAKRAKKAGKDEFPRQTQYNIPLELVLTIVPIIIVMALFFFTVQTQDKVTAMDKDPKVTVDVTGYQWNWKFGYAKVAGELSPTGSDYVGTDEKRQEAAEKTKVDQGGDNPNPINGRSKTDTSYLHFNKIETLGTSEEIPVLVLPSNTPVEFDLASADVSHAFWVPEFLFKRDAYNHPEQNKQQRRFQIEKIEKEGAFVGRCAEMCGTYHAMMNFEIRVVSPEKFAQYLKFRNDNPQATNSEALKSIGEAPYATSTHPFNSERATRDGENFDDTAAA; encoded by the coding sequence GTGGAACAGCAGGAAAAGCGTGGCACAGTCCGTAAGGCTCTGCTTGGCAGCGTCATCGGTTTTGGTGGCCTAGCTCTTGCGGGTTGTGACGTTGAGGCTCCAGGCGGCCCATTGGGTACCGCTTTGGGATTCGGGTGGCCAAAGGGCATTACCCCAGAAGCTACCTCGATGTACAACTTTTGGGTTTGGGTTTGGGTAACGGCATGGATTATCGGCTTTATCATGTGGGGCCTGTTTATCTATGGCATGTTCTCATGGAGCGCAAAGCGCGCAAAGAAGGCTGGTAAGGATGAATTCCCACGCCAGACTCAGTACAACATCCCATTGGAGCTTGTGCTTACCATCGTCCCAATCATCATTGTTATGGCATTGTTCTTCTTCACGGTGCAAACCCAGGACAAGGTCACGGCGATGGACAAGGATCCAAAGGTTACTGTTGACGTCACCGGATACCAGTGGAACTGGAAGTTCGGATACGCCAAGGTTGCCGGTGAGCTTTCCCCAACCGGTTCCGATTATGTTGGTACCGACGAGAAGCGTCAGGAAGCAGCTGAGAAGACTAAAGTCGATCAGGGCGGCGACAACCCGAACCCAATCAACGGACGTTCCAAGACGGATACCTCCTACCTTCACTTCAATAAGATCGAAACCTTGGGTACCTCTGAAGAAATTCCAGTTTTGGTTCTTCCTTCCAATACTCCGGTTGAATTCGATCTAGCTTCTGCAGACGTATCCCACGCTTTCTGGGTTCCTGAGTTCCTTTTCAAGCGTGACGCCTACAACCACCCAGAGCAGAACAAGCAGCAGCGTAGGTTCCAGATCGAGAAGATTGAAAAGGAAGGCGCATTCGTGGGTCGTTGTGCAGAAATGTGCGGTACCTACCACGCAATGATGAACTTCGAAATCCGCGTTGTATCTCCTGAGAAATTTGCTCAGTACCTCAAGTTCCGTAACGACAACCCACAGGCAACCAACTCGGAGGCTTTGAAGTCGATCGGTGAGGCTCCATACGCAACCAGCACCCACCCATTCAACTCGGAGCGCGCTACGCGTGATGGCGAGAACTTCGACGATACCGCTGCGGCGTAA
- the asnB gene encoding asparagine synthase (glutamine-hydrolyzing), with protein sequence MCGLLGMLSSTGQASKYVAAIESALPCMHHRGPDEAGTWHDDHAVFGFNRLSIIDLEHSHQPLRWGPEGEPDRYAMTFNGEIYNYVELRKELQDLGYTFNTSGDGETIAVGFHHWGADVVLHLRGMFGIAIWDTKEQRLFLARDQFGIKPLYFATTEAGTVFASEKKCILDMADAIDLDLGLDQRAIEHYIDLQYVPEPESLHQHIRRLESGCFAFVSLGGRVEQTRYFRPQFPAQEFPKDKEQDLFDRIAKALEDSVEKHMRADVTVGSFLSGGIDSTAIATLAKRHNPNLLTFTTGFEREGYSEVDVAAESAAAIGVEHIVKIVSPEEYANAIPQIMWYLDDPVADPSLVPLFFVAQEARKHVKVVLSGEGADELFGGYTIYKEPLSLAPFEKIPSPLRRGLGKVAEVFPEGMRGKSLLQRGSMTMEERYYGNARSFNFDQMKRVIPWAKKEWDHREVTAPIYAQSEHMDPVARMQHLDLFTWMRGDILVKADKINMAHSLELRVPFLDKEVFAVAETIPYDLKIANGTTKYALRKAMEQIVPPHVLHRKKLGFPVPMRHWLAGDELFGWAQDTINESMTDQYFDKAAVLAMLNEHKNGVSDHSRRLWTVLAFMIWHGIFVEHRIDPGIEKRDYPVYL encoded by the coding sequence ATGTGTGGACTTCTAGGCATGCTCTCCAGCACAGGACAGGCCAGTAAGTATGTAGCTGCTATAGAAAGTGCTTTGCCGTGCATGCACCACCGAGGCCCTGACGAAGCAGGTACTTGGCATGACGACCATGCAGTTTTTGGCTTTAATCGCCTGTCGATCATTGATCTCGAGCATTCTCACCAGCCCTTACGATGGGGGCCTGAAGGCGAGCCCGACCGTTATGCCATGACTTTTAATGGCGAGATCTACAACTACGTAGAGCTACGAAAAGAACTTCAAGACCTCGGCTACACCTTTAACACTTCAGGCGACGGCGAAACTATTGCTGTCGGTTTCCACCACTGGGGAGCAGATGTAGTTCTCCACTTGCGCGGAATGTTTGGTATTGCAATTTGGGACACCAAAGAGCAACGCCTGTTCTTGGCCCGCGATCAATTTGGCATCAAGCCGTTGTACTTTGCCACCACCGAAGCTGGCACCGTTTTCGCCTCGGAGAAAAAGTGCATCTTGGACATGGCAGATGCCATTGATCTAGATCTGGGGCTTGACCAACGAGCCATCGAGCACTATATCGATCTCCAATACGTTCCAGAGCCTGAGAGTCTTCATCAGCACATTCGACGCTTGGAGTCTGGTTGCTTTGCTTTCGTTTCTCTTGGAGGACGTGTCGAACAGACTCGTTACTTCCGTCCCCAGTTCCCGGCACAAGAGTTTCCAAAGGACAAGGAACAAGACCTCTTCGATCGAATTGCCAAGGCCCTAGAAGATAGCGTCGAAAAGCACATGCGTGCCGACGTCACTGTCGGATCCTTCCTTTCTGGGGGCATCGACTCCACTGCGATCGCAACTTTGGCAAAACGCCACAATCCCAACCTCTTGACATTCACCACTGGATTCGAGCGTGAGGGTTACTCAGAAGTTGATGTCGCCGCAGAATCAGCTGCCGCCATTGGCGTCGAACATATCGTTAAGATTGTCTCCCCCGAGGAATATGCCAATGCCATTCCTCAAATCATGTGGTATTTGGATGATCCAGTAGCCGATCCTTCCCTAGTCCCACTATTCTTCGTTGCCCAAGAAGCCCGTAAGCACGTCAAAGTTGTGCTGTCAGGCGAAGGAGCAGACGAATTGTTTGGTGGGTATACCATTTACAAAGAGCCCCTATCACTTGCTCCATTTGAAAAGATTCCTTCCCCACTACGCCGAGGTCTTGGCAAAGTCGCCGAAGTTTTCCCTGAGGGCATGCGTGGTAAATCCTTGCTCCAACGAGGTTCGATGACGATGGAAGAGCGTTATTACGGAAACGCTCGTTCCTTCAATTTTGATCAAATGAAGCGCGTTATCCCATGGGCTAAGAAAGAATGGGATCACCGCGAAGTCACCGCACCGATCTATGCACAGTCCGAGCACATGGATCCAGTTGCACGAATGCAGCATTTGGATCTTTTCACGTGGATGCGCGGCGATATTCTCGTCAAGGCTGACAAGATCAACATGGCTCACTCTTTGGAGCTTCGCGTCCCATTCTTAGACAAAGAGGTATTTGCGGTTGCTGAAACCATCCCTTATGACCTCAAGATTGCTAACGGAACGACCAAATATGCGTTGCGTAAGGCCATGGAACAAATCGTTCCGCCGCACGTGCTGCACCGCAAGAAGCTCGGATTCCCAGTCCCTATGCGCCACTGGCTAGCCGGCGATGAGCTGTTCGGTTGGGCTCAAGACACCATCAATGAGTCGATGACCGACCAATACTTTGACAAGGCAGCAGTCTTAGCCATGCTCAATGAGCACAAGAATGGTGTATCTGATCATTCCCGCAGGCTATGGACAGTCCTTGCCTTTATGATTTGGCACGGTATTTTCGTCGAGCACCGCATTGATCCAGGCATCGAGAAACGCGATTATCCTGTGTATCTATAA
- a CDS encoding HesB/IscA family protein — protein sequence MTAPASNTGVILSDAAAAKAKALLEQEGRTDLSLRIAVQPGGCAGLRYQLYFDDRDLDGDKFDEVGGVRLVVDKMSVPYLAGATIDFADTIESQGFTIDNPNATGSCACGDSFN from the coding sequence ATGACTGCACCTGCTTCCAATACAGGCGTTATTTTGAGCGATGCTGCTGCTGCAAAAGCTAAAGCTTTGCTGGAGCAGGAGGGTCGTACCGACCTTTCGCTGCGCATCGCGGTTCAGCCAGGTGGCTGCGCTGGTTTGCGTTACCAGCTTTATTTTGATGATCGTGACCTCGACGGAGATAAGTTTGATGAGGTCGGCGGCGTTCGCCTAGTCGTTGACAAGATGTCGGTGCCTTATCTTGCTGGTGCGACGATCGACTTTGCTGACACGATTGAATCCCAAGGCTTTACCATTGATAATCCGAACGCTACAGGCTCTTGCGCTTGTGGTGATTCGTTTAACTAA
- a CDS encoding DUF3043 domain-containing protein gives MKTPSDNSPESPEAQSASVLHDSKAYTPKKGRPTPTRKEAEIHAGSFRSRYSPNETWNEDRKKRKELKASMTKEEWKAYKKKQADASKQRRREAQRAMDSGDERYLLPRDRGEERRYIRNLVDSKRYINNLMMPLALALLVVMLFGNKFPAVTAMISTGALVVILVFLLEGILLGRKAARMAREKFPHTSESAFSLGFYAYGRATQPRRWRTPKPQVNIGDKVS, from the coding sequence GTGAAAACCCCAAGTGACAATTCCCCTGAATCACCTGAAGCTCAAAGCGCTTCTGTATTGCACGATTCTAAGGCATATACCCCAAAGAAGGGACGCCCTACTCCGACGCGTAAAGAAGCAGAGATTCACGCTGGATCCTTCCGTTCTCGTTATTCCCCCAACGAAACGTGGAATGAGGATCGCAAAAAGCGTAAAGAGCTCAAAGCTTCTATGACCAAAGAAGAGTGGAAGGCTTACAAGAAAAAGCAGGCTGATGCTTCCAAGCAGAGGCGTCGCGAAGCCCAAAGGGCTATGGATAGTGGCGATGAGCGCTATCTGTTGCCTCGTGATCGTGGTGAAGAACGACGTTATATCCGCAACCTCGTGGATTCCAAGCGATACATCAATAACCTTATGATGCCTCTCGCCCTAGCCTTGCTCGTCGTTATGCTTTTCGGCAACAAGTTTCCTGCCGTCACCGCAATGATTTCCACCGGCGCTCTCGTCGTAATCTTGGTTTTCCTTTTGGAAGGTATTTTGCTTGGTCGCAAGGCCGCACGCATGGCTCGTGAGAAATTCCCGCATACCTCTGAATCTGCGTTCTCTCTCGGATTCTATGCCTATGGTCGCGCAACACAGCCACGCCGCTGGCGCACTCCAAAGCCACAGGTCAATATCGGAGATAAGGTTTCCTAA
- the cobU gene encoding bifunctional adenosylcobinamide kinase/adenosylcobinamide-phosphate guanylyltransferase — protein MLTLVLGGARSGKSAFAEQLVGTRSCLYVATARPFEGEFDADFRSRIATHVERRPKYWDTDDQHDLIEILKNEQPDHDTLLVDDLGTWLTHILDTHQAWDDPAQLVSAVSDDLVAVLSAAGKNRDVIVVSPEVGMGIIPSHPAGRRFRDSIGKVNAAVAACCDRVVLVVAGLALELKPVSDD, from the coding sequence ATGCTCACGCTGGTGTTGGGCGGAGCACGCTCGGGAAAATCGGCGTTCGCGGAACAGCTCGTGGGGACACGATCGTGCCTCTACGTGGCCACGGCGCGTCCTTTCGAGGGAGAATTCGACGCAGACTTTCGTTCTCGGATTGCCACACATGTCGAGCGACGTCCTAAATATTGGGACACCGATGACCAACACGATCTCATCGAGATCCTTAAAAACGAGCAGCCAGATCACGACACACTACTGGTCGACGATCTTGGCACATGGCTCACACACATTCTTGACACTCATCAAGCATGGGACGACCCAGCTCAGTTAGTTTCTGCTGTGAGCGACGACCTCGTTGCAGTGCTTTCTGCTGCTGGCAAGAACCGAGACGTCATAGTGGTGAGCCCAGAAGTTGGAATGGGCATTATTCCTTCTCACCCAGCTGGTCGACGCTTTCGCGACTCTATCGGAAAAGTGAACGCTGCTGTGGCAGCCTGCTGCGACCGAGTGGTGCTCGTCGTTGCAGGATTGGCACTAGAGTTGAAACCCGTAAGTGACGACTAG
- the cobT gene encoding nicotinate-nucleotide--dimethylbenzimidazole phosphoribosyltransferase: MQPSDFFPKIDYPDEDLAQQARELQLNLTKPTGSLSRLEDLGVWLSSCQGQVPPHHISRPRMVIFAGDHGIALNSVSPYPIEVSLQMAENIRNGGAGINAISNASGIGVRVADISLNHDVDGPERVSRSCGSIDHEDAMTEEQLVRAIEIGKCIADEEIDAGADLLMAGDLGIGNTTPSAVIIGLFTNQEPVVVTGRGSGVDDEGWKRKVAAVRDAMFRVRKHRDDPLAIMQKVTSPELVAMGAFIAQAAVRRTPVILDGVVVTASAILAENLAPGARKWMQAGHQSAEPAHKFALSYLGLEPLLTLGLRLGEGSGAAAAFPLVQIAAHIMTDMATFDAAGVSGKGAVPANRSMKQ; the protein is encoded by the coding sequence ATGCAGCCTTCGGACTTTTTTCCAAAGATTGACTACCCAGATGAAGACCTAGCTCAGCAGGCTCGCGAGCTGCAACTTAATCTGACGAAACCTACGGGGTCATTATCGCGGCTTGAGGATCTTGGTGTGTGGTTGTCTTCATGCCAAGGTCAGGTTCCACCGCATCATATTTCCCGCCCTCGCATGGTAATTTTTGCAGGTGACCATGGCATCGCATTAAATAGCGTATCGCCCTACCCCATTGAAGTATCGCTGCAGATGGCCGAAAATATCCGCAATGGCGGGGCCGGTATCAACGCGATTTCGAATGCTTCCGGAATCGGCGTGCGAGTTGCCGATATTTCACTGAACCACGATGTGGATGGCCCAGAGCGCGTCTCTCGGTCGTGCGGCTCTATCGATCATGAAGATGCGATGACCGAAGAGCAATTGGTGCGTGCCATTGAAATCGGTAAGTGTATCGCTGACGAGGAAATCGACGCTGGGGCCGATCTTCTTATGGCTGGAGACTTGGGCATTGGTAACACCACCCCTTCAGCTGTCATCATCGGACTTTTCACAAATCAAGAACCTGTTGTGGTTACTGGTCGCGGTTCTGGAGTAGACGATGAGGGATGGAAGCGCAAAGTCGCAGCCGTTCGCGATGCGATGTTCCGTGTGCGCAAACATCGCGATGATCCGCTAGCAATTATGCAGAAGGTAACCTCCCCTGAGCTGGTAGCTATGGGCGCTTTTATCGCTCAAGCTGCGGTGCGCCGCACCCCAGTTATTTTGGATGGTGTTGTTGTTACCGCATCAGCAATTTTGGCAGAGAACTTAGCCCCTGGTGCACGTAAGTGGATGCAGGCAGGACATCAATCAGCCGAACCCGCACATAAGTTCGCTTTAAGTTACTTGGGTCTAGAACCCCTACTCACATTGGGTCTTCGCTTGGGCGAAGGATCTGGTGCTGCTGCAGCCTTCCCATTGGTACAGATTGCCGCGCACATCATGACGGACATGGCAACGTTTGATGCTGCGGGTGTTTCTGGCAAAGGTGCAGTCCCTGCCAATCGCTCGATGAAACAGTAG